A genomic stretch from Aedes albopictus strain Foshan chromosome 2, AalbF5, whole genome shotgun sequence includes:
- the LOC134287338 gene encoding basic proline-rich protein-like gives PPGSPPGIPPGSPPGIPPGSPPGIPPGSPPGIPPGSPPGIPPGSPPGIPPGSPPGIPPGSPPGIPPGSPPGIPPGSPPGIPPGSPPGIPPGSPPGIPPGSPPGIPPGSPPGIPPGSPPGIPPGSPPGIPPGSPPGIPPGSPPGIPPGSPPGIPPGSPPGIPPGSPPGIPPGSPPGIPPGSPPGIPPGSPPGIPPGSPPGIPPGSPPGIPPGSPPGIPPGSPPGIPPGSPPGIPPGSPPGIPPGSPPGIPPGSPPGIPPGSPPGIPPGSPPGIPPGSPPGIPPGSPPGIPPGSPPGIPPGSPPGIPPGSPPGIPPGSPPGIPPGSPPGIPPGSPPGIPPGSPPGIPPGSPPGIPPGSPPGIPPGSPPGIPPGSPPGIPPGSPPGIPPGSPPGIPPGSPPGIPPGSPPGIPPGSPPGIPPGSPPGIPPGSPPGIPPGSPPGIPPGSPPGIPPGSPPGIPPGSPPGIPPGSPPGIPPGSPPGIPPGSPPGIPPGSPPGIPPGSPPGIPPGSPPGIPPGSPPGIPPGSPPGIPPGSPPGIPPGSPPGIPPGSPPGIPPGSPPGIPPGSPPGIPPGSPPGIPPGSPPGIPPGSPPGIPPGSPPGIPPGSPPGIPPGSPPGIPPGSPPGIPPGSPPGIPPGSPPGIPPGSPPGIPPGSPPGIPPGSPPGIPPGSPPGIPPGSPPGIPPGSPPGIPPGSPPGIPPGSPPGIPPGSPPGIPPGSPPGIPPGSPPGIPPGSPPGIPPGSPPGIPPGSPPGIPPGSPPGI, from the coding sequence cctccaggaagtcctccggggattcctccaggaagtcctccggggattcctccaggaagtcctccggggattcctccaggaagtcctccggggattcctccaggaagtcctccggggattcctccaggaagtcctccggggattcctccaggaagtcctccggggattcctccaggaagtcctccggggattcctccaggaagtcctccggggattcctccaggaagtcctccggggattcctccaggaagtcctccggggattcctccaggaagtcctccggggattcctccaggaagtcctccggggattcctccaggaagtcctccggggattcctccaggaagtcctccggggattcctccaggaagtcctccggggattcctccaggaagtcctccggggattcctccaggaagtcctccggggattcctccaggaagtcctccggggattcctccaggaagtcctccggggattcctccaggaagtcctccggggattcctccaggaagtcctccggggattcctccaggaagtcctccggggattcctccaggaagtcctccggggattcctccaggaagtcctccggggattcctccaggaagtcctccggggattcctccaggaagtcctccggggattcctccaggaagtcctccggggattcctccaggaagtcctccggggattcctccaggaagtcctccggggattcctccaggaagtcctccggggattcctccaggaagtcctccggggattcctccaggaagtcctccggggattcctccaggaagtcctccggggattcctccaggaagtcctccggggattcctccaggaagtcctccggggattcctccaggaagtcctccggggattcctccaggaagtcctccggggattcctccaggaagtcctccggggattcctccaggaagtcctccggggattcctccaggaagtcctccggggattcctccaggaagtcctccggggattcctccaggaagtcctccggggattcctccaggaagtcctccggggattcctccaggaagtcctccggggattcctccaggaagtcctccggggattcctccaggaagtcctccggggattcctccaggaagtcctccggggattcctccaggaagtcctccggggattcctccaggaagtcctccggggattcctccaggaagtcctccggggattcctccaggaagtcctccggggattcctccaggaagtcctccggggattcctccaggaagtcctccggggattcctccaggaagtcctccggggattcctccaggaagtcctccggggattcctccaggaagtcctccggggattcctccaggaagtcctccggggattcctccaggaagtcctccggggattcctccaggaagtcctccggggattcctccaggaagtcctccggggattcctccaggaagtcctccggggattcctccaggaagtcctccggggattcctccaggaagtcctccggggattcctccaggaagtcctccggggattcctccaggaagtcctccggggattcctccaggaagtcctccggggattcctccaggaagtcctccggggattcctccaggaagtcctccggggattcctccaggaagtcctccggggattcctccaggaagtcctccggggattcctccaggaagtcctccggggattcctccaggaagtcctccggggattcctccaggaagtcctccggggattcctccaggaagtcctccggggattcctccaggaagtcctccggggattcctccaggaagtcctccggggattcctccaggaagtcctccggggattcctccaggaagtcctccggggattcctccaggaagtcctccggggattcctccaggaagtcctccggggattcctccaggaagtcctccggggattcctccaggaagtcctccggggattcctccaggaagtcctccggggattcctccaggaagtcctccggggattcctccaggaagtcctccggggattcctccaggaagtcctccggggattcctccaggaagtcctccggggattcctccaggaagtcctccggggattcctccaggaagtcctccggggattcctccaggaagtcctccggggattcctccaggaagtcctccggggattcctccaggaagtcctccggggattcctccaggaagtcctccggggattcctccaggaagtcctccggggatt